From Paenibacillus sp. PvR098:
GGCCTTTTTGGCGTCATTCTCCCGGGGTTCTGAAAAAGATGGAAGAGGAGAGAGGAAAAGATGTCCAAACGTTTGAAGTTGACAGATATTCTGGTCACAGTCGTTATCGCCGTTGTATTCAGTATTATTTATCGGGTGTGGACCGACGTGTACAATTTGGCAAAGCTTCCGGGAATCCAGCTGGATCAATTCATGTACGGTATGTGGTTTATGGCTGCGACCGTCGCGTTCTTGATCATCCGTAAGCCAGGGGTGGCCTTCCTGGCGGAAGTAGCCGCAGCCTCCGGCGAGCTGATCGTCGGTTCTCCGTACGGTGTAGAGGTGCTTACATACGGAGTCCTTCAGGGGATTGGCGCCGAGTTGATCTTTGCCGCATTCCTATACAAACGCTTCTCCGCTGCCGTAGCTGGTCTGGCTGGGATTGCTGCGGGTACGGGTGCGCTGGCCCTTGATTTTTTCAAAGGCTATCTTCTCGAATTGCAAACGTGGAACTTGGTGCTGTACATTGTCATGAGGTTTATTGGGAGTTTTCTCATTTGCGGTCCGC
This genomic window contains:
- a CDS encoding ECF transporter S component, producing MSKRLKLTDILVTVVIAVVFSIIYRVWTDVYNLAKLPGIQLDQFMYGMWFMAATVAFLIIRKPGVAFLAEVAAASGELIVGSPYGVEVLTYGVLQGIGAELIFAAFLYKRFSAAVAGLAGIAAGTGALALDFFKGYLLELQTWNLVLYIVMRFIGSFLICGPLAYLLVKALEKTGVTQLVRPASAGDYEDLDRKSVH